GCTTGTACCCATGAATACTTATGCGGCAACTGCGAATTCGATCAGTATTTTGACGATCAGTACAGTGTAAATGCAGTTGTAAAGCCGATCGATGTAATGAATGTGGAAGGGTTTAAGGTACCCCAAGGCTTCTATCTCCACCGCGGACATACATGGGTAAAGATGGAAGGAGGTTCTGCGGTCAGAGTGGGTATGGATGATTTTGCCCTGCGTATGCTTGGCCCCCTTGATCGGATTAACGCTCCACTTATGGGCAAGGAAGTAAAACAAGATCGCGCGGATATCATATTAAATCGCGGCCCTAAGGAAGCCAAAGTTCTTTCTCCTGTCAGCGGAGTTGTTACAGCCATTAATCCTGCCCTGAGGAAGCACGGGCAGTTGGCCAATCAACATCCTTACTCTCAAGGTTGGATTTTAAGGATTCATTCCAATAATCTTCGTCATGATTTGAAAAACCTGATGATAAGCGATGAAACAGAAGATTTTTTTAAACAAGAGGTCGATCGTCTGTATCAGATAATAGACGACACCGTTCCCATGGCGGCGGATGGCGGACAGTTGGGGGATGATATTTACGGAAAAATGCCTGAAATCGGATGGGGAAAACTAACCAAACTGTTCCTGCATACCGATGACCGCTCATAGTTGATAGTCCTGATCTATTTCAGGCAGAATAAATGATGAAAGATGCGTTCTCCTACAAGCGACGATCGACGAGCGGTAAGCGATCGGATAGCCTTTTTATTTCATCATCTAAAAGAGTTTTGCAATAACGGCAAAGCTGTTCTGATTTCCTGTCCACATCTTTTATGCTTCGACAGTAGTGCATGATACAGGCACTGTCCTTACAATGGCGTAGTTTAAAGGTATGCCCCAGTTCGTGAACCGCCTCTT
The DNA window shown above is from Thermodesulfobacteriota bacterium and carries:
- a CDS encoding glycine cleavage system protein H, which codes for MKEINLDNQSPKDPSPCIWMQAGVVHRKFCKSDFFCSTCRFDRALRKAAAQNQELQQHGKRPKGNKGKIVFWKEKLKELPVWKRPCLHHLKQRIDFRACTHEYLCGNCEFDQYFDDQYSVNAVVKPIDVMNVEGFKVPQGFYLHRGHTWVKMEGGSAVRVGMDDFALRMLGPLDRINAPLMGKEVKQDRADIILNRGPKEAKVLSPVSGVVTAINPALRKHGQLANQHPYSQGWILRIHSNNLRHDLKNLMISDETEDFFKQEVDRLYQIIDDTVPMAADGGQLGDDIYGKMPEIGWGKLTKLFLHTDDRS